One Cervus canadensis isolate Bull #8, Minnesota chromosome 1, ASM1932006v1, whole genome shotgun sequence genomic window carries:
- the C1H22orf31 gene encoding uncharacterized protein C22orf31 homolog, translating into MKTTQRGGTRNSISSKSKQPAGRRPGSPRCRRLAGGVNESKESSKEKKATVCQDLESRYAEHVAATQALPWDVGTASWKGRASLPETRKRQQLSEDALVIHGLPTEGYRALYHAVVEPMLWNPSGTPKRYSLELGKAIKQKLWEALCRQAAAPKDAQKDLLPGGKRLEVHKEPVEEPVPKK; encoded by the exons ATGAAAACCACCCAGCGGGGCGGAACAAGAAACTCCATCAGTTCCAAGAGCAAGCAGCCAGCGGGGCGGCGGCCAGGCTCGCCCAGGTGCAGGAGGCTTGCAGGAGGCGTCAACGAG AGTAAAGAGagttcaaaggagaaaaaagcgACGGTCTGCCAAGATCTTGAGAGCAGATATGCTGAACATGTGGCCGCCACCCAAGCGCTACCCTGGGACGTGGGGACAGCGTCCTGGAAGGGCCGAGCCTCGCTTCCCGAAACCAGGAAGAGGCAGCAGTTGTCCGAGGACGCGTTAGTCATCCACGGCCTCCCCACCGAGGGCTACCGCGCTCTGTACCACGCTGTGGTGGAGCCCATGCTGTGGAATCCTTCTGGGACCCCCAAGAGGTACAGCCTGGAGCTGGGCAAGGCCATCAAACAAAAGCTCTGGGAGGCTCTGTGCAGACAGGCTGCCGCCCCCAAAGATGCTCAGAAGGACCTGCTGCCGGGCGGGAAGCGGCTGGAAGTCCACAAGGAGCCTGTTGAGGAGCCTGTGCCCAAGAAATAG